The region ACGGGAGATGGAGGAGAAATGAACTGGAACCTGATTCTGCTGTTCTTCCTGTTGTTTGTATTGATCCTGAAGACACCTGCTGTAATTAAGCTACGTTCACCGCGGGATGCGGCTGCTTTCTATGGCGTCTGGAGCCTTACTGTTGCGGTGACCATACTTGACATGGCAGACCTGCCCCAGTTCAGGCCGCTCGACTGGGTACGCAGCCTTATGCAGCTTCTGACCTGAATAACTTCAACAAGAGAGGGAGTGCATCATCAGTGAAAGATCGTTCGGGGATTTCCTTACGGCAGTTCTATATCATGACCTTTGGACTCACCATCGGGACCTCCATTCTGGTTATCCCGAGCGGACTTGCGCATACCGCCAGAGAGGATGCCTGGATCGCCGCACTTTGCAGCCTCCTGATCAATCTGGTTATGGTCGTACTGTATCTCGCGGTAGCCCGGCTGTATCCCGGCAAAAACCTCTATGAAATGCTTGAAGCCGGCTTCGGCCGGTGGCTTGGCAAACTCATCTCGCTGCTGTATCTGTTCTATTTCCTGATTCTCACCGGCACACTGCTCGGCGACCTCGGGTTCTTCATGACCAGCGAGATTCTGCCTGAAACCCCGGTTGAGGCGATTCAGATCGTCTTCCTGACCGCTGCCGTAGTGTGTGCCAGCCTGGGGATCGTCGTGCTTGCCAGAGTAGGGGAATTACTATTTCCGTGGGTGCTGTTTCTGTTCCTGATTCTTGTACTGGCCCTGATCCCGAAGATCGAATGGAATCATATCAAGCCTGTCCTGGAAGGGGGCTTCCGCCCCGTGCTCCTGGCCGCCTATCAATCCTCCATGTATCAGGAGCTTATTGTGCTTTTGACATTCCTCCCCCTAGTCAAGAAGCCGCGAAGCGGAGAGCGGGCCTTTCTGCTCGGTACGTTCGGAGGCGGCGTGATCCTTACCGTCATCGTGCTGCTCAGCCTGCTTATTCTTGGTATTGAACAGACGGAGAATAGCACCTTCCCCGCCTATGCACTCGCCAAAACGATTAATATCGGGAATATTCTGCAGCGGGTTGAAGGGATTCTGATTACGATTTGGGTGCTGACCTTTTTTATCAAAATCTCTTTGCTCTACCTCTCGATCCTGAAAGGACTGCAATCCGTCTTCCATCTGAAGAAGCAGGACTATCTAATCTATCCCCTGGCTGTATTGTTCGTCATCATCGCCTGGAACACCTATATCAACACCGTGTATGTCAACGAAATCATTGCAAAGGTATGGGGGAATTTCGCATTCATCTACCTCGTATTTTTCCCGCTGCTGGTATATGGGATTGCGCTGATCCGGCGCAAGCTGGCTGCCTCCGCAGCCAAATCATAACGTTACATAGCCGGGATTTGAGTACCCCACTGCTCTCCGTTCACCGTTCCGGTGAAGTTGTAGACCGGCTGGTAATATCCTTTCGAGTCATAGGTGTACGCGAGATCAACTTGTTCAATGCGCAGCACATCGCCTTTCTTCAGATCCATATACATGTTGAAGTTCCCCTGAAGGACTTCCTCATAAGCCTGTGCGGGGCTGATTAACTCCACTTTACGTACATACTTATTCTCGTTTACAGCATAGAACAGATCCAGAGGAGCCTGCTGACCCTCAGAAGGCGGAACCAGCATGATCATTCCCTTCGCAAAATCCTTCGCGTTCTGCGCGATCCCCGCCACAGGCTGACTAAGCTCCCATCTCAGCGTATTCCCGTTCTGTATGCTGAAAACGGCATCCGCCGGAAGAATATGGTTGGACAGCATCCAATCTTCATAGAATTCTTTATGCTTCGCAGCTTCTTCTTCACTCAATGTGGAATTCCGATCGCCCTCGCTATACAACTGCCATCCGCCGTCCATTAAGTTATAGTTGAAGGTGTATGGAATTCCGTCACGGTCCACGAATGACCAGATCCGGTTCATTCCATCTATTCGATTCCCCTCCTTGCGCTGCAGATCAAAAGACCGCTCGACAAGTGCCGCTATCTCCTGTCCATACGCCAAATCATAGATCCTTTCACTGACATAAAGGGATGCTGGCTCAACCTCTTTCGGAAGCCCGGCACTAAGTTCCACCTCAACACCGCGCATATCCTGCTTAATGGCCGGACGAATAGATAGATTTCCAAGCTCCTTGGACTGATAAACGGCCAGCGCACTGGTGAACAATAGAACAAATATCAGTGGAATACATAGCGCAAGTCCTGCCGAACGAAAAGCCAGCTTTCGCTGCTCCACACTGTCTATTATCGCGTTCATTATCAAGTAGCCTGCTATACTGCCGATTGTGTTGTGCAGGATATCATCCAGCTCAAATATACCTCTGCGGCTAATCATTTGGATAAGTTCAATCCCGATGGTAACCGCCAGAGAAGTCAGAAGCACAGGCATAAAACGCCGGGTTCTCTTCCCGAGAAGCGGAATTAGAAATCCAAGCGGCAAGAACATCAGCATATTAAAAATAATGAGTTGAAACTCGCTTAGCGACCATTGATGCCAGGCGCTCAGGTAACCGCTGAACAGCCGCAAATTAATCCAGCCCTCAAAGTTCTGTCCCCTGCTGAAGGTGGTCAACACCATTACGATGCCAAACCACATGATGAGCAATAGAACCGTTATGCCCTTCTTTAGCGGGAGTTTTCTTTTTCCGCCTTTCTTGCGATATATAGCATAAGAGAGACCAAATGCTCCTATAACCGCTAGCCCGATCATCAATACCTTGGACAGGATCGGCAGCAGCGCGCTAGTTATACCTTGAAAATCCATGTTATATTACCTCCATCTTTGCGTAGGACTGGTCGTATGAGATTCTTCATTAAGAAACCTACTATATAAAAGACAGAGATAACTCGGATTATGTATCATTCTTTGAATGAATTTTTAGCACATAAAAAAGCGCCCCTTATGCAGACAGTCAAATAGAGCTGACTTCTGCGTAGAGGCGCTTCGTCTATACGGGAGCGCAGGTATTATTAGAAATTAGGCCGGAATGTGATAGATCAGTTCGGTTCCTTACCGCTCTCTGAATTCCCTGCGGTTACTGCCGGAGCCAGTCCGGCGTGGCTGCGGCCGGGAATCTCGCCGGTCGCCTCGAAATGCTCGACAATAATGTCAATCTCCTTCTTCAGCTCGGAGACGAGCTCTGCCTCAGGCACCTTGCGGATCATCTTGCCGTAACGGAACAACAGCCCTTCTCCGCGCGCACCGGCGATGCCGATATCTGCTTCTCTGGCTTCCCCCGGACCATTCACCGCACAGCCGAGAACGGATACCTTAATCGGCACCTTCAGCTTGGAGATATACTCCTCCACTTCATTCGCAATCGAGAAGAGATCAATATCCAGGCGTCCACAAGTCGGGCAGGAGATCAGGGTAGCGGCATTCGAGATCAGACCGAAGGTCTTCAGCAGCTCGCGAGCTACCTTCACTTCCTCTACCGGATCGGCACTCAGGGAGATGCGCACGGTACTGCCGATCCCCATAGAGAGCAGCGCGCCGATCCCGGCGGAGCTCTTCACTGTTCCGGCGAATAGAGTACCGGACTCGGTAATCCCCAGATGCAGCGGATAAGGAATCACTTCTGCCGCTTGACGGTAAGCCTCGATGGCCATCGGTACATCGGATGCCTTCAGTGACACGATGATATCGTGGAAGTCCAGCTCTTCGAGAATGCCGATATGGTACAATGCACTCTCAACCATAGCCTCCGGTGTAGGATAACCGTATTTCTCCAGCAGGTGATTCTCCAGTGAACCGGCATTCACGCCGATCCGGATCGGTATCCCCTTGTCCTTACAGGCCTTAACGACAGCTTCCACCTTATCACGGCGTCCGATATTGCCGGGATTGATCCGCACCTTGTCGATGCCGTTCTCAATCGCCAGCAGAGCCAGCTTATAATTGAAATGAATATCCGCTACGAGCGGGATATGAATCTGCTTCTTGATTTCCTTAATCGCTGCTGCCGCTTCTTCATTGTTGACCGTTACGCGCACGAGCTGACAGCCGGCTTCCTCCAGCCGCAGAATCTCGGCTACGGTTGCCTCCACATCGGCGGTCTTGGTCGTACACATGCTTTGAATTGCAACCTCGTTGTTACCCCCGATAATCACTCCGCCAACATTGACGGGACGGGTCTGGTGTCTCAGGAACATGATTTTTCTCCCCCATAACGATCAAAGCTCCACCCTCTCCGCCCCCGCAGGTCATGCGGGATGTGCGGGAGAAAGTGGAGACCCTGAGCTGTATTGTTAAGCCGGGTCAGGCCGGGTAATGAAGCCTGACTTACGCGCTTTCTTCTTTTTTCTTATCCTTCTTGAGACTAAGCTCCGGCAGGGACTTCTCGTTAACAACCTGCTCAGTAATGACACAATCCTTTATGTCATCACGTGAAGGCACCTCGTACATCACATCAAGCATAATGCTCTCAATGATGGCACGCAGTCCGCGGGCACCGGTGTTGCGCTTGATCGCTTCCTTGGCAATTGCTTCAAGAGCAAGCGGCTCGAACTTCAATGCTACATTATCCATCTCCAGCAGCTTCACATACTGCTTCACGAGCGCATTCTTAGGCTCGGAGAGAATACGCACCAGTGTTGCCTCATCAAGCGGCTCCAAGGTCGAGATAACCGGCAGACGGCCAACGAACTCTGGGATAAGGCCGAACTTCAGGAGATCCTCAGGCAATACCATGGACAGGTATTCACCCGCCTTAAGATCCTTCTGTCCTTCAACCGCAGCGTTGAAGCCGATGACTTTTTTGCCGATACGGCGCTTGATCATTTGCTCCAGGCCGTCGAAGGCACCGCCCACGATGAACAGGATGTTCGTTGTATCGATCTGGATGAATTCCTGATGAGGATGCTTGCGTCCGCCTTGCGGTGGAACCGAAGCAACCGTACCTTCCAGAATCTTCAGCAGCGCCTGCTGAACGCCTTCACCGGATACGTCACGGGTGATGGACGGGTTCTCGGATTTACGCGCTACCTTATCAATTTCGTCTATATAGATAATGCCGCGTTCGGCTTTCTCCACATCATAATCAGCCGCTTGAATCAGCTTCAGGAGAATGTTCTCGACGTCTTCACCCACATAACCGGCTTCCGTCAGGGAAGTGGCATCTGCAATGGCAAAAGGCACGTTGATAATCTTCGCCATCGTCTGCGCCAGCAGGGTCTTACCTGAGCCTGTAGGTCCGAGCAGCAGAATGTTGCTCTTCGTCAGCTCCACATCTTCAATCTTGCTCTGGCTGTTCACACGCTTGTAGTGATTGTATACAGCAACGGAGAGCGATTTCTTCGCTTGCTCCTGGCCGATCACGTATTGATCCAGAATATCGCGGATTTCCTTCGGTTTCGGAATATCCTTCATATCCAGCTCTTCTTCGTGGCCCAGCTCCTCTTCCACAATCTCCGTGCACAGCTCGATGCATTCGTCACATATATAAACGCCAGGTCCCGCTACGAGCTTACGAACCTGCTCTTGTGATTTGCCGCAAAAGGAACATTTCAACTGCCCTTTTTCATCATTAAATTTAAACATCTTACCACCCCTTTAAGATATGATCGGTGAAGAGAGAACCTGGTCAATGAGCCCGTATTCCTTCGCTTCTTCCGCGCTCATGAAGTTATCGCGGTCTGTATCCCGTTCGATTTTGTCAAGGGGCTGACCTGTGCGCTCTACATAAATCTGATTCAGCTTCTGCTTCGTCTTGAGAATCCAGTCGGTGTGAATCCAGATGTCGGACGCCTGCCCCTGAACGCCGCCGAGCGGCTGATGAATCATGACCTCGCTGTTGGTCAGCGCATATCTCTTGCCGGGCGCTCCGGCTGTCAGGAGCAATGATCCCATACTGGCTGCCATCCCTACGCAAATCGTTGAAACATCCGGTTTGATATATTGCATCGTATCATATATACCCATGCCGGCTGTAACAGAACCACCGGGCGAGTTGAGGTACAAGTGAATGTCTTTTTCGGGGTCATCTGCTGCCAGGAACAGCAACTGCGCAATAACCAGATTGGCGACATCATCGTCAATCGCACTGCTCAGGAAGATGATGCGATCCTTGAGCAATCTGGAATAGATATCGTATGAGCGTTCTCCCCGGCTTGTCGTTTCCACAACCATTGGTACCAGACTCATGCCACCAACCTCTTTTCTCTATACAGATTAGTCTTTCCGTTTCAGAAATATTTTAACACGTTCAAAGCGGGATGTCATTTATTCACTGTGCCATTAAACCGCATTGCTCATGTGCATGCCATTATAACGCAATTCCGCGGACAATGCCAATTGAAGGGTTCATGATATGTACTGATAAACGCCCGGCCCCCGATAAAAATAAGGCACGTAACAAAAACTTACGTGCCTTATCAAATCTCTATGGAGGCTAATGGATAGCCGTTCTAGGTAAAGGAATGAAGCTTACTCAGCCTTTGCTTCTTCTGCTGCCGCTTCTTCTGCAGGTGCTGCCGGTGCTTCAACTTCCACGCTGTTGCTAACGAGGAAATCGATTGTCTTGCGCAGGGAGATCTCATCATTCAGGCTGCTCAGGGAACCATTGGCTGCCAGGATGCTGCGGATTTCTTCAGGAGTACGCTTGTAAGCTTCAGCCATAGTAGCCAGCTCTTGCGTAACTTCTTCTTCCGACACTTCGATGTTCTCTTCCTTGGCAATAACTTCCAGAACAAGATTGTTACGAACGCGCTTCTCAGCATCGCCCTTCATTTGTCCCTGCAGGTCTTCACGGGTCTGGCCGGAGAAGCTGAGGAACATGTCCATGTTCATGCCCTGCTGGCGGAGACGGGTATCGAAGTCACGAACCATGTTCTCCACTTCGCTGGCGATCATCGCCTCAGGAATTTCCACTTCAGCATTTGCTGCTGCTGCGTCAACTACTGCGGATTCACGAACGCTCTTCAGTTCTTCCTGCTTGCGGGATTCGAGCTGTGCCTTCAGGTCTGCTTTGTATTCTTCCAGTGTATCGAATTCACTAACGTCCTTGGCGAATTCATCATCCAGCTCAGGAAGCTGTTTGCGCTTGATTTCATGCAGCTTCACTTTGAATACAGCAGCTTTGCCTGCCAGTTCAGCAGCGTGGTAAGTCTCAGGGAAGGTTACTTCAACATCCTTGAAGTCTCCAGTGGACATGCCCACTACCTGCTCTTCAAATCCTGGAATGAAGGAATTGCTGCCCAGCTCCAGGGAATGACGCTCAGCCTGTCCGCCTTCGAATGGAACGCCGTCAACCGAACCGTCAAAATCAATGATAGTGATGTCGCCGTTCGCTGCTGCTCCTTCTTCGATAACAACTAGCTCAGCGTGACGCTCTTGCAGACGCTTCAGTTCGGCATTCAGCTCTTCGTCAGTTACTTCTGCCTTCTGTACTGGTACTTCCAGACCTTTGTACTCGCCCAGCTTCACTTCCGGCTTAACTGTGATCTTCGCTTTGAAGATGAACGGCTGGCCCTTGGCGAATTGCTCGATGTCCACTTCCGGACGGTCTACAGGGAAGATGTCAGTCTGTTCAACGGCTTCGCCGTAAGCTTCAGGAAGAAGAATGTCGATAGCATCCTGATACAGGCTTTCAACACCGAAACGGGATTCAAAAATCGGCCGTGGCACTTTACCTTTACGAAATCCAGGAACGTTTGCTTTCTTTACCACTTTATTAAAGGCTTTGTCGAGTGCTGCAGCTACGCGTTCCGCTTCAACTTCGACTTCAAGAACTCCGAGGTTCTTCTCTATTTTTTCCCAAGTTGCTTTCATAATATACTTTTCCCTCCAAAAATAGGTTACATGTTTACTTAAATAGTCCAACATTTCACGCACAGAATAACCACTATATTATATACAACATTACTTTATTTATCAAGTAGAGAACTCTTCACGAATCCCCTGAGCGAACGGTAAGCTCCCTCAAATTGGAAGCGCATGCTATCGGTGATGCCGTACATACCCCGTGTTTCCTCTTCTTTGCGGTCCCCGTTCAGGCTCTCCGACACCATCTGATGCAGGGCTCCCGCCCAAATATCCAGCTGCGAATACTCCCCGTCCAGCAGCTTGCGGTAATCCGCCGTCCCGTAGATGGACATGACGAACTGCCCCCACAGCTCCTGGGCAAAATAATACAGCGTCGGCTCATGCACCTCCGCCTGCTCGGCCACCCGTTCCAGCACCTGGCTGATCTGCGGCGGGAACTCGTCGTTCTGCAGCGGCACGGTCTCGATCTCCACCTCAGCGGCCTCATGGCCCCGGCTCAGCCTGATTGCCCCCTGCGCCCCTCTGCGCCGCAGTGTCTGCAGTGTACGGAATTGCAGCAGCGGATGCACCTCGGCCTGCTGGAGCCACCCGGTCAGCGCTTCATCTACCCCGCTCCCCTCCAGGTAGGAGAGCTGCTCCAGCGCCAGCACCGTCGCTTCGGACAGTGGTTCATTCATGACCCGCTTCAGCAGCTTATCCGGGTACTCCGCATCCTCCTCCAGCTTGGATCTGGCCAGAATCCGGGCCATATCCTCTTCCCCCAGATCCATCTCCTCCGCATCCGGGGCAACGTTCCCTTCCCCGCCCTGCGCCGCGTGAGGGAAGGCCGCCACCAGCCATTCCAGCAGCGACCGCCATTCCTCGTAGTGCCGCTCTTCCTGTCCCTGGCACTGCAGCAAAAAACGCAGCAGCTCCATCGCTTCCCCGTAGCGTTCACTCTCCAGCATAACTGTGAGCTGAATCTGATAGTAATCCAGGGTCTTGGGAAACAGCACGATGTTCTCTTTGGCGGGGGAATTGAATTGATTCATGAGGGCACCTCCTTTTCTCCGAACTGTAATCGCTTCTGAACCTTAATCAATTGTAGATTATAGCATATCCCTGCACGGTTTCAAAAAAACAAGTTGAAAAAGTTAACTATGTATGATAACATAATTTTTGCTTGCTTTTCAGTCAGTCTTCATGTCCCGGTAGCTCAGTTGGATAGAGCATGCGCCTTCTAAGCGCACGGTCGGGGGTTCGAATCCCTTCCGGGACGTCAAAGAAACAGCCTTCCTTCGGGAGGGCTGTTTTGTTGTCCGGAGGATGAGAACCCGGCGCGTCAGCGAGGGGACGTTGGAGCATACACTTCGACAGCATTACTTCGCAATCAGCCCGAATGGGCTGCATCCCTTCCGGGACGTATACGAAACAGCCTTCCTTCGGGAGGGCTGTTTTGTCGTTCGGGGTGGATTTTTTTGAGTACGATCCACTTGGGCGCTTGGGTGGACGCTGCGCGAACGGACCGTTGTTCCAATCGCTGTGTTTTCCAGATTTTTTTCATTCCCCTTAGCGGTGAAAATCCGGAAACCAAGGCGAACGCTATCGCTTTTACACAATCGTTCCATCCTCTCCGCTGTTTGAGCGGGAAATGAATTTCCAAAGAAACCACTACTCTCTTAGTAGTGGAAGAGTGGAACCGTGCACGTACAATGCGGACTGGAAATCCCTTATTCCGGCGGATCACTCCTGTCCGCAGGGTCATGCGGACTCAGGGGCCGTTAAGTAACCCGATTCTTCGCTTTTTCTGCTCGACTGCACAGTTTAACGCCCTCTGAGTCCGCTAAAGACAGAAAAGTTGGTTTTTTCGACGAATAGCGTATCCTCAGTCCGGATAGCTCTGCTGGTGGCTACATTCTATCCGTTCACCTTGTCGTCCACGTTGAATCGGCTACCTGGGAAGGATGTCCGAGTAACAGCGAACCCTGCACGAACCCTGCACGTACTATGCGGACTGGAGATCCCTTATTTCGGCGGAGCACGCCTGTCCGCAGGTTCATGCGGACTCAGGGGCCGTTAAGTAACCCGTTTCTCCGCTTTTTCTGCTCGAATGAACACTTTAACGTCCTCTGAGTCCGTTTAAGAACGAAAAGTTGGTTTTTTCGACGAATAGCGTATCCTCAGTCCGCATGCCTCAGCTGGGGCTACATTCTATTCGTTCACCTTGTCGTCCACATTGAACCGGCTACCTGGGAAGGATGTCCGAGTAACAGCGAACCCTGCACGAACCCTGCACGTACTATGCGGACTGGAAATCCCTTATTCCGGCGGATCACGCCTGTCCGCAGGGTCATGCGGACTCAGGGGCCGTTAAGTAACACGTTTCTCCGCTTTTTCTGCTCGAATGCACACTTTAACGTTCTCGGAGTCCGTTTAAGAAAGAAAAGTTGGTTTTTTCGACGAATAGCGTACCCTCAGTCCGGATAGCTCTGCTGGTGGCTATATTCTATCCGTTCACCTTGAACCGGCTCAAGTCACGCTATTAAGCGTCTGCGCCTCAGTATTTGCTGCAGCATTTTTTGAACTTTTTCCCGCTTCCGCAGGGGCAGGGGTTGTTATTACATAATGTGTAGTTCAAGCAGCTTCTTCTCCTTCGAGCCCTTCAGGATTTTGGCCAGAAGCGTACGTCCCCCTTGCGCGATAATCTCATCGGCTGCCTGCAAAATGGCTAGCATCTCCGGCCTTGGCAGCGGGGTATTCAATGGATACGCGGTCATCTGCTTCCGGTTCGGCGACGGTTCGGCTTACGGCGGTTCGGCTTACGGCGGTTAGTCTTCTGCGTGCTCACAGCGTTCTGCTTCCTTGGTCTTATAATTAAGATACAGGCTAGTCCAACATGCACCTATTTAGTAAAATCATAACATATCAGGGCCGGGAAACAGGAAATTCAGAGGTGAGTTACAGCGCTTCCCTGAGCACTCCGAAGCTCCCTCCATTACACAGCAAACAGGCTGCACGCCATGGATTGTCCATAGCAGAGCAGCCTGTTCTTACAGGGTTATAGCGATAGCGTGAATCCGCGCATCCGTATCCGTCTCAGCGCCCCCGGCGGCGGTTGCCCAGCCACAGCGGGAAGCGGAACATAAAGTTGATCAGCAGCACGACAAAGACCAGTACGGCGGCGGACTTATCCGCGATTTGCCGCGCATCCTCGACAATGGCCTCAGACTGCACGTACCACAGATGAACAGCCAGAGTCTCACCCGGTGAGAACAGGTTGAAGTCCCACATCTCGCCGGAGGTGCTGAGTCCGGCGGTCAGGATAATGACCGCCGACTCCCCGAAGGCGCGTCCGGCCACCAGGCAGACGCCTGTGACGATGGCCGGAAGGGCTACCGGCACGACAACCTTGCGGATGACATGGAACTTCGTCATGCCGAGGGCATAGCCGGCTTCACGGATCTCGCCGGGCACCGCGCGCACCGCCTCCTCTGTGACGCGGGCCAGCATCGGCAGATTCAGCAGCGCCAGGCTGACACCCCCGCCGAGGATCGTCAGGCCGACGCCGAAATATTCGGCGAAGATCGCCAGGCCGAGCAGGCCGAACACGATGGACGGCACCGAGGACAGGGATTCCACGCAGATGCGCAGCGCACCCGTGAAGGCATTATCCGGCGCATACTCCGCCATATAGATTCCTGCCCCGATCCCGATCGGAACCGAGATCAGCAGGGAGATGAACAGGATATAGAAGGAGTTGAACAGGACGGGACCAATCCCGCCGCCGGCATCGATCTCCTCCGGCTGCTTCAGCAGGAAGTCAGGACGGAGTGACGGCAAGCCTTTGCTCAGAATGGTGAACAGCAGCCAGAAGATCAGCAGCATGACCAGAGCGCCCAGCGTATAGAAGCCGATAGTCGCGAGTTTATTGCGCCGCTGGGCTCTGGCCGTATGACGTGTGCGTGTAAATCCGTTCATCAGGCATCCCTCCGTTTGCGGCCCAGGAGCCGGATAATCAGAATCAGTACAAACGAGATCAGCAGCAGCAGGAAGGCCATCATGTGCAGGGCATAGTTCCAGGTGGAGTCGAACTCCACGTTGGAAATCTGCATCACGATATTACTGGTCAGCACCGAGGTGGGTGCGAACAGGCTCTTCGCCAGCTGCGGCGTATTGCCGATAACCATCACCACCGCCATGGTCTCCCCGACTGCGCGGGTCATGCCAAGAATCACTGCCGAGATAATGCCCCGGCTGGCAGCGGGCAGCACGACGCGCATAATGACCTGAAGGCGGGTGGAGCCGAGCGCATAGGCAGCGTCGCGGTATTTGCGCGGAACAGCAACGATGGCATCATCACTGATCCGGCAGATGGTCGGCAGTACCATCAATGCCAGCACGAGTGCGGCGGCAAGCAGTCCGTCCCCAAGACCTTCCCCGCTGATTCTGCGCAGGAAGGGCAGCAGTACGGTCAAACCTAGATAGCCGTATACAATAGAAGGAATACCGACCAGCAGATCCAGCACCGGACGGATGAAGCTCTTCAGCCACTTCGGCGCAATCTCCGCACAGAGCACAGCCATCCCGACTGAGATAGGCACGGCAATGACCAGGGTCAGTGCCGTGAGCGATAATGTATTTACAATGAAGGCTGCTGCCCCGAACATCTCCTCTTCCGGCGACCAGTTGAACGAGAAGAAGAAGTCCATAGGCGAGATTTGGCTGAAGAGCAGCAGCGCCGTTTTGCCGATGAATACAATAACTAGTCCCAGCACAAGACAGAGCGCAAGGATGCTGAATAAAAAATAATAACGGGAGATGCTGTTGCCGAGCAGATGTCTGCGGTGCCGCTTGGTGTTACGTTTAACTTCCTCCAGGCTTGTCTGTGCCTTAACGCTCAGGCCATGAACCGGTGCCCCCATACTTTCCCTCCTGTAAGAGGCCAACCCCGAATATCCCGGAGCTGGCCGCTGTTACCTATCAATCTATTGTGCTTGCTTCGTTCAAAGATCTTACGATTGCATAGCAGAGATTGGAATGAACTTAAGCTTCTTAAGCGAGCCCTGCTGGAACTTCTTGCTCTGTACATATTCGATGAATTCTTTGGTCGCACCGGTCGGCTGGCCCTTTGTCATATAGTAGCCGTAAGCCCAGATCTTGTACGAGCCGTTGATTACGTTATCCGTGTTAGCTTCCACACCGTTGAACTTCACAGCCTTGATATCGCCGCCCGTTACATAGACAAGGTCGATGTATCCGATAGCGTTAGGCGTTGTACCTACAGCTGTTTTCATGTCGCCGCTGGAGCCGGTTTCCTTGTAGTTTTTCTCTTTCTTCACGATATCTCCGCCGCCCAGCGCCTTGGCCTGATAGTTAACGCGGGTACCGGAGCCGAAGGCACGGGTGATCACTACGATATTCGCATCTGACCCGCCGACCTCTTTCCAGTTGGTGATTTTACCGGCGTAGATGCCTTTGAGCTGCTCTGTAGTCAGGTTGTCGACTCCGACATTCTTATTAACGATGGTTGCAAAAGGAATCACAGCGACCTTATTCGCCACCTGTCCGTCAAAGGCCTTGAAGCCCGGAACATCGATGCTGGCATCCCAGTCGCAGGCTCCGATATCGGCAATCCCCTTCTTCACGGCCTGTGGTCCGGTCACGGAACCCTTACCGGAAGCGGCGATCTTCA is a window of Paenibacillus sp. FSL H3-0469 DNA encoding:
- the tig gene encoding trigger factor; translated protein: MKATWEKIEKNLGVLEVEVEAERVAAALDKAFNKVVKKANVPGFRKGKVPRPIFESRFGVESLYQDAIDILLPEAYGEAVEQTDIFPVDRPEVDIEQFAKGQPFIFKAKITVKPEVKLGEYKGLEVPVQKAEVTDEELNAELKRLQERHAELVVIEEGAAANGDITIIDFDGSVDGVPFEGGQAERHSLELGSNSFIPGFEEQVVGMSTGDFKDVEVTFPETYHAAELAGKAAVFKVKLHEIKRKQLPELDDEFAKDVSEFDTLEEYKADLKAQLESRKQEELKSVRESAVVDAAAANAEVEIPEAMIASEVENMVRDFDTRLRQQGMNMDMFLSFSGQTREDLQGQMKGDAEKRVRNNLVLEVIAKEENIEVSEEEVTQELATMAEAYKRTPEEIRSILAANGSLSSLNDEISLRKTIDFLVSNSVEVEAPAAPAEEAAAEEAKAE
- the pstA gene encoding phosphate ABC transporter permease PstA; protein product: MNGFTRTRHTARAQRRNKLATIGFYTLGALVMLLIFWLLFTILSKGLPSLRPDFLLKQPEEIDAGGGIGPVLFNSFYILFISLLISVPIGIGAGIYMAEYAPDNAFTGALRICVESLSSVPSIVFGLLGLAIFAEYFGVGLTILGGGVSLALLNLPMLARVTEEAVRAVPGEIREAGYALGMTKFHVIRKVVVPVALPAIVTGVCLVAGRAFGESAVIILTAGLSTSGEMWDFNLFSPGETLAVHLWYVQSEAIVEDARQIADKSAAVLVFVVLLINFMFRFPLWLGNRRRGR
- the pstC gene encoding phosphate ABC transporter permease subunit PstC codes for the protein MGAPVHGLSVKAQTSLEEVKRNTKRHRRHLLGNSISRYYFLFSILALCLVLGLVIVFIGKTALLLFSQISPMDFFFSFNWSPEEEMFGAAAFIVNTLSLTALTLVIAVPISVGMAVLCAEIAPKWLKSFIRPVLDLLVGIPSIVYGYLGLTVLLPFLRRISGEGLGDGLLAAALVLALMVLPTICRISDDAIVAVPRKYRDAAYALGSTRLQVIMRVVLPAASRGIISAVILGMTRAVGETMAVVMVIGNTPQLAKSLFAPTSVLTSNIVMQISNVEFDSTWNYALHMMAFLLLLISFVLILIIRLLGRKRRDA
- a CDS encoding phosphate ABC transporter substrate-binding protein gives rise to the protein MKLFKKFTVTALTAVIAVTASFAGVAAAADSLKGKITVNGSTALLPLTLQAAKEFQKLHPKVKIAASGKGSVTGPQAVKKGIADIGACDWDASIDVPGFKAFDGQVANKVAVIPFATIVNKNVGVDNLTTEQLKGIYAGKITNWKEVGGSDANIVVITRAFGSGTRVNYQAKALGGGDIVKKEKNYKETGSSGDMKTAVGTTPNAIGYIDLVYVTGGDIKAVKFNGVEANTDNVINGSYKIWAYGYYMTKGQPTGATKEFIEYVQSKKFQQGSLKKLKFIPISAMQS